From Mya arenaria isolate MELC-2E11 chromosome 12, ASM2691426v1, the proteins below share one genomic window:
- the LOC128212414 gene encoding putative nuclease HARBI1: MIVGVVFNELDAVTRRSLPLPPLLSVLVTLQFFATGAHHLLIAEIHGISRPSVGRAIDRVTNALCRHINRFISMPVDDAEIRIKKKEFYSIAGFPNVLGCIDCTHVRIRAPTHNEADFLNRKGFHSVNVQMVCDARFIIMDVVAKWPGSVHDSRIFRESRLCAQLEMVFMPRMDGVLLGDSGYACKKYLMTPYLNPQTQTQERFNRSLCKTRVIIEQTFGVLKRRFAVMSYGIRTSEMKACRTTMACAILHNIGIKRGDSFGRFVVESDNHPDAPNQPVDVAGNAFRDFVSTTYFS, from the exons ATGATAGtgggtgttgtttttaatgaactTGATGCTGTAACAAGACGAAGCTTGCCACTACCACCTCTGCTCTCTGTGCTTGTAACTCTTCAATTTTTCGCCACGGGAGCTCACCATTTATTAATTGCCGAGATTCATGGAATTTCCCGTCCATCTGTGGGGCGTGCCATAGACAGGGTTACCAACGCATTATGCAGGCACATTAACAGGTTTATAAGCATGCCTGTTGATGATGCAGAGATAAGAATAAAGAAGAAGGAATTTTACAGCATTGCGG GATTCCCGAACGTGTTGGGGTGCATAGACTGCACACATGTCCGCATCAGAGCACCAACACATAACGAAGCAGATTTCTTAAATCGAAAAGGGTTCCATTCAGTGAACGTTCAG ATGGTATGCGATGCTCGTTTCATCATCATGGATGTCGTAGCCAAGTGGCCCGGGAGCGTACACGACAGCCGTATATTTAGGGAAAGCAGATTATGTGCACAGTTGGAAATGGTATTTATGCcaa GAATGGATGGAGTGTTGCTAGGAGATAGTGGCTATGCATGTAAGAAGTACTTGATGACGCCATACCTGAACCCCCAGACTCAGACACAGGAGAG ATTTAACAGATCACTCTGTAAAACTAGAGTCATCATCGAGCAAACGTTTGGTGTTTTAAAGAGGAGGTTTGCAGTTATGTCGTACGGGATAAGGACATCCGAGATGAAGGCTTGCAGGACGACAATGGCGTGTGCCATCCTGCACAACATCGGGATTAAGCGGGGAGACTCATTTGGACGCTTTGTGGTCGAGTCCGACAATCACCCAGATGCACCGAACCAACCGGTTGATGTTGCAGGGAATGCCTTTAGGGACTTTGTCAGCACGACATATTTTTCGTAA